In the Haloferula helveola genome, one interval contains:
- a CDS encoding cation diffusion facilitator family transporter, producing the protein MLPAFMSGAGPTSDERRVMNGSLAVAVLLLVAKVTAAILTGSAAIYSDAAESVTHVLAVAFAAWALRFSHKPSDETHHFGHDKVAYFSAALEGAMISAAAVLIVYQAFTQYLSGSPVEAIETGLWLTAGAAVVNTVLGVSLVRVGKKRHSSLLEANGEHVLADVWTSVGVLAALFLVKWTGHGWWDPLFAALAAAKLLWTGVRLMKKSFAGLMDEADPDVEARLRELLRSECTSRGLSYHNLRHRHSGRTHWVELHLVFPDLESVRQAHEIATEIEARIAAMLEPDGRVITHLEPRSAEHHEEDWEVR; encoded by the coding sequence ATGCTTCCCGCCTTTATGAGCGGGGCGGGGCCGACGAGTGACGAAAGGCGGGTGATGAACGGATCGCTTGCAGTGGCGGTGCTGTTGCTGGTCGCCAAGGTCACGGCAGCGATCCTGACGGGGTCCGCCGCGATCTACTCCGACGCCGCCGAGTCGGTGACGCACGTGCTGGCGGTAGCCTTCGCGGCATGGGCCTTGCGCTTTTCCCACAAGCCGTCCGACGAGACCCACCACTTCGGTCACGACAAGGTGGCTTACTTTTCCGCGGCTCTTGAAGGCGCGATGATCAGCGCGGCGGCTGTGTTGATCGTCTATCAGGCCTTCACCCAGTATCTCTCCGGGTCGCCCGTCGAGGCGATCGAAACGGGTCTGTGGCTGACCGCGGGCGCGGCGGTGGTCAATACGGTGCTCGGCGTGTCGCTGGTGCGGGTGGGCAAAAAACGCCACTCCAGCCTGCTCGAAGCCAATGGCGAGCACGTGCTTGCCGACGTGTGGACCAGTGTTGGGGTGCTGGCGGCGCTGTTTTTGGTCAAATGGACCGGGCACGGCTGGTGGGATCCGCTTTTCGCCGCGCTGGCGGCGGCAAAGCTCCTCTGGACGGGCGTCCGGCTGATGAAAAAGAGCTTCGCCGGCCTGATGGACGAAGCCGACCCGGACGTGGAAGCGAGGCTGAGGGAGCTATTGCGGAGTGAATGCACATCGCGGGGCCTGTCCTACCACAACCTCCGGCACCGGCACTCCGGACGGACCCACTGGGTCGAACTGCATCTCGTCTTTCCCGATCTCGAGAGCGTCCGGCAGGCCCATGAGATCGCCACTGAGATCGAAGCGCGCATCGCCGCCATGCTTGAGCCCGACGGCCGTGTGATCACCCACCTCGAGCCCCGCTCGGCGGAGCATCACGAGGAGGACTGGGAGGTCAGGTAG
- a CDS encoding cytochrome c: MLRLPLSIAPLTLAVALGGEPLTYDVLPLGEIEKPLLLRTYVPDPGLDDEVFVHHGTGAESPRYSVNDGKDTGGKPFKPIEGIPAAIAINHGPALSYVFDTTECRMLYAWQGGFLDMFPYWGDEKGGNRRSFDYVPRLVGTVFTMASGSHPLSVGGKPVGKDLKFVGYDLDGNGVPTFRFKANGHEVTQRIEPVTDTPLSCSIRIASEAPLEYRAAEGEKVAGDGKSLVVTVTGSALSKHNGFERNLKIKTASAAAGEDVFVNYGCIACHSTDGSLGHGPSLKGLFGSKHEIEGMKEPIVADEAYIRESILKPNAKTAKGFPPNYMPPYPLKDIEVDSLVLFIRSLVNE, encoded by the coding sequence ATGCTCCGTCTTCCTCTGTCCATCGCCCCTCTGACCCTCGCGGTCGCGTTGGGCGGTGAGCCTCTGACCTACGACGTTCTGCCTCTCGGCGAGATTGAGAAACCGCTGCTGCTGAGGACCTACGTCCCGGATCCCGGCCTCGATGATGAGGTGTTCGTGCACCATGGAACCGGAGCCGAGTCTCCAAGATACTCGGTGAACGACGGCAAGGATACGGGTGGCAAGCCGTTCAAGCCAATCGAGGGCATCCCGGCCGCGATCGCGATCAACCACGGGCCTGCGCTATCCTATGTCTTCGACACCACCGAGTGCCGGATGCTCTACGCGTGGCAGGGCGGCTTCCTCGACATGTTCCCTTATTGGGGCGACGAGAAAGGCGGCAATCGCCGGTCGTTCGACTACGTCCCGCGCCTCGTCGGAACGGTCTTCACGATGGCGAGCGGATCCCATCCCTTGTCGGTCGGAGGAAAGCCGGTCGGCAAGGACCTGAAGTTCGTCGGCTACGACCTCGATGGAAACGGTGTGCCGACGTTCCGCTTCAAGGCGAACGGTCACGAAGTCACCCAGCGGATCGAGCCGGTGACCGACACTCCGCTTTCGTGCTCCATCCGGATCGCCAGTGAAGCTCCGCTCGAGTATCGGGCAGCGGAGGGTGAAAAGGTGGCGGGGGACGGCAAGTCGCTGGTGGTCACCGTCACCGGTTCCGCCCTGTCGAAGCACAACGGTTTCGAGCGCAACCTGAAGATCAAGACCGCAAGCGCGGCGGCCGGAGAGGACGTGTTCGTGAACTACGGCTGCATCGCCTGCCATTCGACCGACGGTTCGCTCGGTCACGGTCCCTCGCTCAAGGGCCTGTTCGGTTCCAAGCACGAGATCGAAGGGATGAAGGAGCCGATCGTCGCCGACGAAGCCTACATCCGTGAATCGATCCTCAAGCCGAATGCCAAGACCGCCAAAGGCTTCCCGCCCAACTACATGCCGCCCTATCCGCTCAAGGACATCGAAGTCGATTCGCTCGTCCTCTTCATCCGTTCCCTGGTCAACGAGTAA
- a CDS encoding HAMP domain-containing sensor histidine kinase — MNNRSSIGVWVAMLVCAALIIGAMAWLTRSVMAAEAERSLAESRADLEERIRLSLWRMDTVAAALTIEENQRVISPEPTVLENPLIRLRFRIGADGNATPVGDPDVEALKELTPILASTQQFGSEFQMLCQAVHAGNDFWGANQDLAKNAKNPEGPRQSYGYQQELNVKERAVRGQVFNNAVSKAGLAQQVAVPEATAALEASTGAFQPAWVGGEPFLLRQVRSAGLLMSIEGVWIDVEAFRRTLLKEVEEDLLPHATLEPFVSENDRGAAMALASFPWRLVPGETAVANPSLRGPVQASLTVGWLAVVVALLAGFALVRGVMRLSERRASFVSAVTHELRTPLTTFRLYSDMLESGAVTDETKRSGYFRTLRREADRLSHLVENVLAFSRIERRSAKRELVELEAGPLLDGMRERFEERLAGAGMKLAIDCEPGTRLVGDATAIEHVLFNLIDNAAKYAAGSDPARIDLSAKQAGDQIELAVADHGPGIPARERNGVFRAFHKSAQAAAESQPGVGLGLALSRRLARGMHGELECRGGSDGAIFVLALPAAQEA, encoded by the coding sequence ATGAACAACCGGTCGTCCATAGGTGTTTGGGTGGCGATGTTGGTCTGCGCCGCGCTGATCATCGGCGCGATGGCGTGGTTGACCCGCAGCGTGATGGCAGCCGAGGCCGAACGCTCGCTCGCGGAATCCCGGGCCGATCTTGAGGAACGCATCCGTCTTTCGCTTTGGCGCATGGACACGGTCGCCGCTGCGCTGACCATCGAGGAGAACCAACGGGTGATCTCGCCGGAGCCGACGGTGCTCGAGAATCCGCTGATCCGGCTGAGGTTCCGCATCGGAGCTGACGGCAACGCGACGCCGGTCGGGGATCCGGATGTCGAGGCGCTCAAGGAACTCACACCGATCCTTGCTTCGACCCAGCAGTTCGGCAGCGAGTTCCAGATGCTTTGTCAGGCGGTTCATGCCGGGAACGACTTTTGGGGCGCCAACCAGGACCTGGCGAAAAACGCCAAGAACCCCGAAGGGCCGCGCCAGAGCTATGGCTACCAGCAGGAACTCAACGTCAAGGAGCGGGCGGTTCGCGGGCAGGTCTTCAACAACGCGGTTTCGAAAGCGGGACTGGCCCAGCAGGTGGCGGTGCCGGAGGCGACCGCGGCCCTCGAAGCTTCGACCGGAGCGTTCCAGCCGGCATGGGTTGGCGGCGAGCCCTTCCTCCTCCGGCAAGTCCGGAGCGCCGGATTGCTGATGTCGATCGAAGGAGTTTGGATCGATGTGGAAGCCTTCCGCAGGACGCTGCTGAAGGAAGTCGAGGAGGACCTTCTTCCCCACGCGACCCTTGAGCCGTTCGTTTCGGAGAACGACCGTGGTGCGGCGATGGCGCTTGCTTCCTTTCCGTGGCGCCTCGTGCCGGGTGAAACGGCGGTCGCCAATCCGTCCCTGCGAGGTCCGGTTCAGGCGTCGTTGACCGTCGGCTGGCTGGCGGTTGTCGTCGCGCTGCTCGCCGGCTTCGCCCTCGTCCGTGGCGTGATGCGCCTCAGCGAACGCCGCGCTTCGTTTGTTTCGGCGGTTACCCACGAGTTGCGCACTCCCCTGACGACCTTCCGGCTCTACTCCGACATGCTTGAGAGTGGGGCGGTGACGGATGAAACCAAACGCTCGGGCTATTTCCGGACCTTGCGCCGGGAGGCCGACCGGCTGTCGCACCTCGTCGAGAATGTCCTCGCGTTCTCGCGCATCGAGCGGCGCAGCGCGAAGCGCGAGTTGGTCGAACTCGAAGCCGGTCCGCTCCTGGACGGAATGCGCGAACGTTTCGAGGAGCGCCTCGCCGGCGCCGGGATGAAACTCGCGATCGACTGTGAGCCGGGAACCCGTCTTGTCGGTGATGCGACCGCCATCGAGCACGTGCTTTTCAATCTGATCGACAACGCCGCCAAATACGCCGCCGGCAGCGACCCCGCACGGATTGACCTTTCGGCCAAGCAGGCGGGCGACCAGATCGAACTCGCGGTGGCCGACCATGGCCCGGGAATTCCCGCCCGCGAGCGCAACGGTGTCTTCCGCGCCTTCCACAAGTCCGCGCAGGCGGCGGCGGAGTCGCAGCCGGGTGTGGGTCTCGGGCTGGCGCTGTCGCGGAGGCTCGCCCGTGGCATGCACGGCGAACTCGAGTGCCGCGGGGGAAGCGACGGCGCCATCTTCGTGCTGGCATTGCCTGCCGCGCAGGAGGCGTAG